The following coding sequences lie in one Salmo salar chromosome ssa13, Ssal_v3.1, whole genome shotgun sequence genomic window:
- the LOC106567856 gene encoding transcription initiation factor TFIID subunit 1 isoform X2 codes for MFCCLSFHPVCFDYHGMSDSDSDEDQDRPFSLTGFLFGNINEDGQLEGDSVLDTESKKHLAGLGSLGLGNLITEITASEEDDPDEDGDTGGTNAEGWVKNDADAVDYSDINEVAEDETKKYRQAMGSLQPTRRTDDEDDYDADCEDIDAKLMPPPPPPSLPTPGGKKEDSSPTAASVGDEGDGIILPSIIAPSSLVDKVDFSSSSDSESETDRPSTGSGSGGPPTSLSLPLAGIMQKDAAKALPGVTQLFPEFRPGRVLRFLRLFGPGKNMPSVWRSARRKRKRKHRDPQPETPPPEGAEPMEQQGPEKKSGWDYEYAPPPPPEQCLSDDEITMMAPVESKFSQASGDGDKVTESRPKVAEWRYGPAQLWYDMMGVPEDGSGFHYGFKLKEEEEDEQEKQERPEPPPPFSQPPKEEGSGDEKDEQALENELFLMVTQLQWEDDIIWNGEDVKHKGTKTQRASLAGWLPSSMTRNANAYNAQQGLCRSNSQLVPPTPPPMPKAPSIGSGSKRDKHHHDHYASHEDDAPWFSIFPIDNEELVYGRWEDNIIWDDQAMDRMLSPPVLTLDPNDENIILEIPDEKESERTSHSPSKENKKESALKKSRILLGKTGVIKEEPQQNMSQPEVKDPWNLSNDEFYYPKQQGLRGTFGGNIIQHSISAVELRQPFFPTHMGPMKLRGFHRPSLKKYSFGTLSQPGPHAAQPLLKQIKKKAKMREQERQASGGGDMFFMRTAQDLTGKDGDLILAEYSEEYPPLIMQVGMATKIKNYYKRKPGKDPGAPDCKYGETVYCHTSPFLGSLHPGQLLPAFENNLFRAPIYLHKMPETDFLVLRTRQGYFIRELVDIFVVGQQCPLYEVPGPNSKRANTHIRDFLQVFIYRLFWKSKDRPRRIRMEDIKKAFPSHSESSIRKRLKLCADFKRTGMDSNWWVLKPDFRLPTEEEIRAMVSPEQCCAYYSMLVAEQRLKDAGYGEKSFFAPEEENEEDFQMKIDDEVRTAPWNTTRAFIAAMKGKCLLEVMGVADPTGCGEGFSYVKVPNKPTQQKAQDDREPQPAKKTVTGTDADLRRLSLKNAKQLLRKFGVPEEEIKKLSRWEVIDVVRTMSTEQARSGEGPMSKFARGSRFSVAEHQERYKEECQRIFDLQNKVLESTEVLSTDTDSSSAEDSDFEEMGKNIENMLQNKKTSSQLSREREEQERKELQRMLMGEESDHKGRKVRKGFSSALSTGSHKDDDTSSVTSLNSSATGRRLKIYRTFRDEDGKEYVRCETVRKPSVIDAYTRIRTTKDDDFIKKFALFDEQHREEMRKERRRIQEQLRRLKRNQEKDRFKSPPEKKAKKIKERPDLKLKCGACGAIGHMRTNKFCPLYYQTNAPPSNPVAMTEEQEEELEKTVIHNDNEELIKVEGTKIVLGKQLIESADEVRRKSLVLKFPKQQLPPKKKRRVGNNVHCDYLNRPHKSIHRRRTDPMVTLSSVLESIINDMRDHPNTYPFHTPVNAKVVKDYYKIIPRPMDLQTLRENVRKRVYPSREEFRENVELIVKNSATYNGAKHPITQVAQTMLDLCDEKLKEKEDRLVRLEKAINPLLDDDDQVAFSFILDNIVTQKMMAVPDSWPFHHPVNKKFVPDYYKVIVQPMDLENVRKNISKHKYQNRDVFLFDVSLVHTNSVKYNGPDSPYTNTALEIVNVCKQTLAEYDEHLTQLEKDISTAKEAALDAADLDSLDPMTPGTYTPQGRHRRLGEEESDVDIEGFEEEDDDGKPKTPAPAEDGEGDLEDEEDEEEMLLLPPRRRLQGHEDDDYDEDEGSSRPAQASVLYQDLLMSDGEDDASEEEGDNPFSSIHLSESGSDSDREVEVRPPPPPRPHHETARMGLEQDESMMSYGEEVPDETHLEDSNVSYGSYEGQIHTQTSSMGNGEGYGISEEEDEEAARRRGPSVLSQVQLSEDEEDSEEFRSIGGESDLDSDN; via the exons ATGTTTTGCTGTCTGTCATTCCATCCCGTTTGTTTTGATTATCATGG GATGTCGGACTCAGACAGTGATGAAGACCAAGACCGCCCCTTCTCTCTCACTGGCTTTCTCTTCGGGAACATCAATGAAGATGGTCAGCTGGAGGGAGACAGTGTGCTGGACACT GAGTCCAAGAAGCACCTGGCTGGCCTGGGCTCTCTGGGCCTGGGCAACCTCATCACAGAGATCACAGCCAGTGAGGAGGACGATCCTGACGAGGATGGAGACACAGGTGGCACAAATGCAGAGG GATGGGTGAAGAACGATGCCGATGCAGTTGATTATTCTGACATCAACGAGGTGGCTGAAGATGAGACTAAGAAGTATCGTCAGGCCATGggcagcctgcagcctaccagGAGAACAG atGATGAGGATGACTATGATGCGGATTGTGAGGATATTGATGCCAAGCTTAtgccccctccacctcctccaagtCTCCCCACTCCTGGTGGCAAGAAAGAGGATTCCTCTCCTACGGCTGCAAGTG TTGGGGATGAAGGAGACGGGATCATCCTGCCCTCCATCATCGCTCCCTCCTCTCTAGTAGACAAAGTGGACTTCAGCAGCTCCTCAGATTCTGAGTCAGAGACAGACCGCCCCTCCACAGGCTCTGGGTCTGGGGGTCCTCCAACCTCCCTCAGCCTGCCCCTGGCTGGCATCATGCAGAAGGATGCTGCCAAAGCCCTGCCTGGCGTCACACAGCTCTTCCCAGAGTTCAGGCCTGGAAGG GTGCTGCGGTTCCTTCGACTGTTTGGCCCTGGGAAGAACATGCCGTCGGTGTGGCGGAGTGCacgaagaaagaggaagaggaagcaCCGCGACCCCCAGCCAGAGACACCCCCACCAGAGGGCGCTGAGCCCATGGAGCAGCAGGGACCAGAGAAGAAGTCTGGCTGGGACTATGAATACGCCCCACCTCCACCCCCAGAACAGTGCCTGTCTGATGACGAG atCACCATGATGGCCCCAGTAGAGTCCAAGTTCTCCCAGGCCTCTGGAGACGGGGACAAGGTGACAGAGTCCAGGCCCAAGGTGGCAGAGTGGCGCTATGGTCCGGCCCAGCTCTGGTATGACATGATGGGGGTCCCTGAGGATGGCAGTGGTTTCCACTATGGCTTCAaactgaaggaggaggaggaagatgagcagGAGAAGCAGGAGAGGCcagaaccaccaccaccattttcACAACCTCCCAAAGAG GAGGGCAGTGGTGACGAAAAGGATGAACAGGCCCTGGAGAACGAGCTCTTTCTGATGGTCACCCAGCTTCAGTGGGAGGACGACATCATCTGGAACGGAGAGGACGTGAAACACAAAGGCACTAAGACCCAGCGAGCCAGTCTGGCAGGGTGGCTGCCTTCCAGCATGACGCGTAATGCCAATGCCTACAACGCACAGCAGG GTCTGTGTAGGAGTAACTCTCAGCTGGTGCCCCCCACTCCTCCACCCATGCCCAAAGCCCCCTCCATCGGCTCTGGCTCCAAGAGAGACAAACACCACCATGACCATTATG CCTCTCATGAAGACGACGCCCCCTGGTTCTCCATCTTCCCCATTGACAATGAGGAGCTGGTGTACGGGCGCTGGGAAGACAACATCATCTGGGACGACCAGGCCATGGACCGCATGCTCTCACCCCCTGTCCTCACCCTGGACCCCAACGATGAGAACATCATTTTAG AAATCCCAGATGAGAAGGAGTCTGAGCGTACGTCCCACTCCCCGTCCAAGGAGAACAAGAAGGAGTCGGCACTGAAGAAGAGTCGCATCCTGCTGGGGAAGACTGGGGTCATAAAGGAGGAGCCTCAACAG AACATGTCCCAGCCTGAGGTGAAGGACCCATGGAACCTGTCCAACGATGAGTTCTATTACCCCAAGCAGCAGGGCCTGAGGGGCACCTTCGGTGGCAACATCATTCAG CACTCCATCTCTGCAGTGGAGCTGAGGCAGCCGTTCTTCCCTACTCACATGGGACCCATGAAGCTGCGCGGGTTCCACCGGCCCTCTCTGAAGAAGTACTCGTTCGGGACGTTGTCCCAGCCAGGTCCCCACGCAGCACAGCCCCTACTCAAACAGATCAAGAAGAAGGCCAAG ATGCGAGAGCAGGAACGCCAGGCTTCCGGTGGCGGTGACATGTTCTTCATGCGGACAGCTCAGGATCTGACAGGGAAAGACGGAGACCTGATTCTGGCAGAGTACAGCGAGGAATACCCTCCGCTCATCATGCAAGTCGGCATGGCAACCAAGATCAAGAACTACTACAAGAGA AAACCAGGCAAGGACCCTGGAGCTCCAGACTGTAAGTACGGCGAGACGGTGTACTGCCACACCTCTCCCTTCCTGGGCTCCCTGCACCCCGGACAGCTGCTCCCG GCTTTTGAGAACAACCTTTTCCGCGCCCCCATCTACCTCCACAAGATGCCAGAGACAGATTTCCTGGTGCTGCGTACACGGCAGGGCTACTTCATCAGAGAGCTGGTGGACATCTTTGTGGTTGGACAGCAGTGTCCGCTCTATGAGGTCCCTGGACCCAACTCCAAACGAGCCAACACTCATATCAGAGACTTCCTGCAG GTGTTTATCTATCGGTTGTTCTGGAAGAGTAAAGATCGCCCTAGGAGAATCCGCATGGAGGACATAAAGAAAGCCTTCCCCTCACATTCAGAAAGCAGCATCCGCAAACGCCTAAAACTCTGTGCTGACTTCAAGCGTACAG GGATGGACTCCAACTGGTGGGTGCTGAAGCCTGACTTCAGGCTGCCTACTGAGGAGGAGATCAGGGCCATGGTGTCTCCAGAGCAGTGCTGTGCCTACTACAGCATGCTGGTGGCAGAGCAGAGACTGAAG gatGCTGGATATGGTGAAAAGTCCTTCTTTGCTCCAGAGGAAGAGAACGAGGAAGACTTCCAGATGAAGATTGATGATGAG GTCCGCACGGCCCCTTGGAACACGACGCGAGCCTTCATCGCTGCCATGAAGGGGAAGTGTCTGCTGGAGGTCATGGGGGTGGCCGACCCTACAGGTTGTGGAGAGGGATTCTCTTACGTCAAAGTGCCCAACAAGCCCACTCAACAAAAG GCCCAGGATGACCGGGAGCCACAACCCGCTAAGAAGACCGTGACAGGGACAGACGCTGATCTGAGAAGACTATCACTAAAAAACGCCAAGCAGCTGCTGCGCAAGTTTGGTGTTCCAGAGGAGGAG ATAAAGAAGCTGTCTCGTTGGGAGGTGATTGACGTGGTGAGGACCATGTCCACAGAGCAGGCGCGCTCTGGCGAGGGGCCCATGAGCAAATTTGCCCGCGGGTCCCGCTTCTCTGTAGCCGAACACCAGGAGCGCTACAAGGAGGAGTGCCAGAGGATCTTTGACTTGCAAAACAA AGTATTAGAGTCCACAGAGGTCCTgtccacagacacagacagcagctCAGCGGAGGACAGTGACTTTGAGGAGATGGGGAAGAACATTGAGAACATGCTGCAGAACAAGAAGACCAGCTCCCAGCTGTccagggagagggaggagcaggagaggaaggaGCTGCAGAGGATGCTGATGGGAGAGGAGAGCGACCACAAGGGACGCAAAGTACGCAAGGGCTTCT CCAGTGCTTTGTCCACGGGCTCCCATAAAGATGACGACACGTCCTCGGTCACCAGCCTGAACTCGTCCGCTACGGGACGGCGCCTCAAAATCTACCGCACCTTCAGAGACGAGGACGGCAAGGAGTATGTCCGCTGTGAGACGGTCCGCAAACCCTCCGTCATAGACGCCTACACCAGAATCAGAACCACCAAGGACGACGACTTCAT AAAGAAGTTTGCGCTGTTTGATGAGCAAcatagagaggagatgaggaaggaGCGCAGGCGGATCCAGGAGCAGCTGAGGAGGCTGAAGAGGAACCAGGAGAAGGACCGGTTCAAGAGCCCCCCTGAgaagaaggccaagaagatcaaggAGAGGCCAGACCTCAAG CTGAAGTGCGGAGCTTGCGGTGCCATCGGGCACATGCGAACCAACAAGTTCTGCCCACTATACTACCAGACCAATGCTCCGCCCTCCAACCCGGTTGCCATgacggaggagcaggaggaggagcttGAGAAGACTGTCATCCACAATGACAACGAGGAACTCATTAAAGTGGAGGGAACCAAGATCGTCCTGGGCAAGCAGCTCATCGAGag tgctGATGAGGTGCGCAGGAAGTCCCTGGTGCTGAAGTTCCCAAAACAGCAGCTTCCCCCCAAGAAGAAGAGACGTGTTGGGAACAACGTACACTGTGACTACCTAAAT AGGCCCCACAAATCCATCCACCGCAGACGCACTGACCCCATGGTCACCCTGTCCTCAGTCCTGGAGAGTATTATCAACGACATGCGGGATCACCCCAat ACGTACCCCTTCCACACACCAGTCAATGCCAAGGTGGTGAAGGACTACTATAAGATCATCCCTCGTCCCATGGATCTGCAGACGCTACGGGAGAATGTGCGCAAGCGTGTGTACCCCTCCCGGGAGGAGTTCAGAGAGAACGTGGAGCTCATTGTCAAGAACAGCGCGACATACAACG GTGCCAAGCATCCAATAACCCAGGTGGCTCAGACTATGCTGGACCTTTGTGATGAGAAACTGAAAGAG AAGGAAGACAGGCTGGTGAGACTGGAGAAAGCCATCAACCCCCTGCTTGACGATGATGACCAGGTGGCCTTTTCCTTCATCCTGGACAACATCGTCACTCAGAAGATGATGGCCGTGCCTGAC tCTTGGCCATTCCACCATCCAGTCAACAAGAAGTTTGTTCCAGATTACTACAAAGTGATAGTCCAACCCATGGACCTGGAGAATGTCCGCAAG AACATATCCAAACACAAGTACCAGAACCGGGATGTGTTCCTGTTTGACGTCAGCCTGGTCCACACCAACAGTGTCAAGTACAACGGTCCAGACAGCCCTTACACCAATACGGCCCTGGAGATAGTCAACGTATGCAAGCAGACCCTGGCAGAG TATGATGAGCACCTGACCCAGCTGGAGAAGGACATCTCCACAGCTAAAGAGGCAGCTCTGGATGCAGCAGACCTGGATAGCCTGGACCCCATGACTCCTGGAACCTACACACCACAG GGTCGTCATAGAAGGCTAGGAGAGGAGGAGTCGGACGTGGACATCGAGGGCTTCGAGGAGGAGGATGACGACGGGAAGCCCAAGACACCAGCTCCT GCAGAGGATGGTGAGGGAGACCtggaggatgaggaagatgaagaggagatgctgctgctgccgccccgCAGAAGGCTGCAGGGCCACGAGGATGATGATTATGACGAGGATGAAGGCTCCAGTCGGCCAGCCCAGGCCAGCGTGCTGTACCAGGACCTGCTCATGTCAGACGGAGAGGATGACGCCAGCGAAGAGGAGGGAGATAACCCGTTCTCCT CTATCCACCTGTCAGAGAGTGGCAGTGACtcagacagagaggtggaggtgCGTCCCCCGCCCCCTCCCAGACCCCACCATGAGACGGCCCGCATGGGCCTGGAGCAGGACGAGAGCATGATGTCATACGGGGAAGAGGTGCCGGATGAGACCCACCTGGAGGACAGTAATGTCAG TTATGGGAGTTATGAGGGTCAGATCCACACCCAGACTTCCAGCATGGGCAATGGAGAGGGCTACGGCATAAGTGAGGAAGAGGACGAAGAGGCAGCTCGGAGGAGAGGTCCCAGTGTGTTGTCCCAGGTGCAGCTGAGTGAGGATGAGGAGGACAGCGAAGAGTTCAGGTCCATCGGGGGAGAAAGTGACTTAGACTCAGACAACTAG